One Gloeobacter morelensis MG652769 DNA window includes the following coding sequences:
- the pilO gene encoding type 4a pilus biogenesis protein PilO: protein MTTTNRFLGIELNRQGIALLVGLGGLLVVLLIGLQITLPQYNRLADLDGQIAQRNAEIASKQSLLAQLPTLTAERERSAKLLASVASLIPPAEKLPTLLVDTTRLVKASNGELRQFTPSQTKALPEVADSINIQANTAKISLNATFAEVLTLMRNFERLDALVRIENVSLQPLEIKNAPPGTPPSQRLAAEFDLTAYVLGSGPPSTTEDDKGPGSKTAN, encoded by the coding sequence ATGACGACTACCAACCGCTTTTTGGGCATCGAACTGAATCGCCAGGGCATCGCCCTGTTGGTGGGCCTGGGCGGCCTACTGGTGGTACTGCTTATCGGTCTGCAGATTACCCTCCCCCAGTACAACCGGCTTGCGGACCTCGACGGGCAGATCGCCCAGCGCAACGCTGAAATTGCCTCCAAGCAGTCGCTGCTCGCCCAGTTGCCCACCCTCACCGCCGAGCGCGAGCGCTCCGCCAAACTGCTCGCTTCTGTCGCCTCGCTGATTCCCCCGGCGGAGAAACTGCCCACGCTCCTGGTGGACACCACCCGCCTGGTCAAAGCCAGCAACGGCGAATTGCGCCAGTTCACTCCCAGTCAGACCAAGGCCCTGCCGGAGGTGGCCGACTCGATCAACATCCAGGCCAATACCGCCAAAATCAGCCTCAACGCTACCTTCGCCGAGGTGCTCACCCTGATGCGCAACTTCGAGCGCCTCGACGCCCTGGTGCGCATCGAAAACGTTTCGCTGCAGCCGCTTGAGATCAAAAACGCCCCGCCGGGCACCCCCCCGAGCCAGCGCCTGGCCGCCGAGTTCGACCTGACGGCCTACGTGCTGGGCAGCGGTCCGCCCTCGACTACCGAGGACGATAAAGGCCCGGGCTCGAAAACCGCGAATTAA
- a CDS encoding PilN domain-containing protein — MFTPEINFLKDRTVADGSDGYTPPAAGAAGGPDPLLVGAAVPIAALAVMAGLTLYFNSQVSAKETELNELAGRAALLDRQLNDVRQLRTDIDNERKRVEAVVNLFDLSRPWSAVMEDLRRRVPEGVWLNVLSSATTKEGDIVTLEGFALRFEDVAALQLTLRDSPFVADAIVVDAVKEEGKDGTPATVAYKIEARLTERKLRDLVTALEKTGAVGLLEKLRRVQREQLVR; from the coding sequence ATGTTCACCCCCGAAATCAACTTTCTTAAAGACCGCACGGTCGCCGACGGCAGCGACGGCTACACGCCTCCTGCCGCCGGGGCGGCCGGTGGGCCGGATCCGCTGCTGGTCGGTGCGGCTGTGCCGATTGCCGCCCTTGCCGTGATGGCCGGGCTCACGCTCTATTTCAACTCCCAAGTGAGCGCCAAAGAAACCGAACTGAATGAACTGGCGGGCCGAGCCGCTCTGCTCGACCGGCAACTGAACGATGTGCGCCAACTGCGCACCGATATCGACAATGAACGCAAGCGCGTCGAGGCGGTGGTCAACCTCTTCGATCTTTCGCGGCCCTGGTCGGCGGTGATGGAGGATCTGCGCCGCCGCGTACCCGAGGGCGTCTGGTTGAATGTCCTGAGTTCCGCCACCACCAAAGAAGGCGACATCGTCACCCTCGAAGGTTTTGCCCTGCGCTTCGAGGATGTGGCCGCCCTGCAATTGACGCTGCGCGACTCGCCCTTTGTAGCCGATGCGATTGTGGTCGACGCGGTCAAAGAAGAGGGCAAGGACGGCACACCGGCGACCGTCGCCTACAAAATTGAAGCCAGGCTCACCGAGCGCAAACTGCGCGATCTGGTCACAGCCCTCGAAAAAACCGGCGCCGTCGGACTGCTTGAAAAACTGCGCCGCGTGCAACGGGAGCAACTGGTGCGATGA